Proteins from a single region of Gemmatimonadales bacterium:
- a CDS encoding SDR family oxidoreductase: protein MSSGSLILLTGATGYVGGRLLPLLVESGRHVRCLARQPERLAARVPPGVEVVSGDVLDAASLARAMQGVDAAYYLVHSMGTTGDFEAQDRLGAESFAAAARAAGVRRIIYLGGLGQDDAGLSAHLRSRHEVGDRLRAHGVPVIELRASIIIGSGSLSFEMIRSLVERLPVMVTPRWVRAKSQPIAIEDVLAYLCGVLAVDTGDRSLTIEIGGPDQVSYGELMHEYARQRGLRRWMIPVPFLTPRLSSLWLGLVTPLYARVGRKLIDSLRHPTVVQDDTGMRLLPIRPIGVREAIARALRNEDSAFAQTRWSDALSAAGAPRQWGGVRFGNRLVDSRSMVVASEPAAVFAAVERIGGATGWYYADWLWTLRGWLDLLLGGVGMRRGRRDRQRLLAGDSLDCWRVESIEPGRRLRLAAEMKLPGRAWLEFEVLPHAEGSELRQTATFDPLGLLGVAYWYGIWPLHQLVFAGMLRGVARAAGRPATGRADESAHT, encoded by the coding sequence ATGAGTAGCGGGAGCCTCATCCTTCTTACCGGAGCCACCGGCTACGTCGGCGGTCGACTGCTGCCGCTACTCGTGGAGAGCGGCCGGCACGTTCGGTGCCTGGCTCGGCAGCCTGAACGGCTGGCGGCGCGGGTTCCGCCTGGTGTCGAGGTTGTATCCGGCGATGTGCTCGATGCAGCATCGCTTGCGCGGGCCATGCAGGGGGTCGACGCCGCGTACTACTTGGTGCACTCCATGGGCACGACGGGCGATTTCGAGGCGCAAGACCGGCTGGGAGCGGAGAGTTTCGCGGCCGCGGCTCGAGCTGCGGGCGTGCGGCGAATCATCTATCTCGGCGGCCTCGGCCAGGACGACGCAGGGTTGTCGGCCCACTTGCGCAGCAGGCACGAAGTGGGAGATCGGCTGCGCGCGCACGGCGTGCCGGTGATCGAGCTGCGCGCGTCCATCATCATCGGATCGGGCAGCTTGTCTTTCGAGATGATTCGTTCCCTGGTGGAGCGATTGCCGGTGATGGTGACGCCGCGGTGGGTTCGGGCAAAGTCACAACCCATCGCCATTGAAGACGTTCTGGCTTACCTCTGCGGCGTCCTGGCGGTCGATACCGGCGATCGCAGCCTTACGATCGAGATTGGCGGCCCCGACCAGGTCTCCTATGGTGAACTGATGCACGAGTATGCGCGGCAGCGAGGGCTGCGGCGCTGGATGATCCCGGTGCCCTTCCTGACCCCCCGGCTCTCCAGCCTCTGGCTCGGCCTGGTCACACCATTGTATGCCCGAGTTGGCCGCAAGCTGATCGACAGCCTGCGTCATCCGACGGTGGTGCAGGACGATACCGGCATGCGCTTGCTTCCAATCCGGCCGATTGGGGTGCGGGAAGCGATTGCGCGCGCGCTGCGAAACGAAGACTCGGCCTTCGCCCAGACCCGCTGGTCTGACGCCTTGTCGGCCGCGGGGGCGCCTCGGCAGTGGGGAGGGGTCCGGTTCGGCAATCGGCTGGTGGATTCTCGGAGCATGGTTGTGGCAAGTGAGCCCGCCGCCGTGTTCGCCGCCGTGGAGCGCATCGGGGGTGCGACGGGGTGGTACTACGCCGACTGGCTCTGGACCCTGCGCGGCTGGCTGGATCTGCTGCTGGGCGGAGTCGGGATGCGTCGGGGGCGTCGTGATCGACAACGTCTGTTGGCGGGAGACTCGCTGGATTGCTGGCGGGTCGAGTCCATCGAGCCGGGCAGGCGGTTGCGCCTGGCGGCTGAGATGAAACTGCCAGGTCGGGCGTGGCTGGAGTTCGAGGTGCTGCCACATGCTGAAGGATCCGAGCTGCGCCAGACGGCCACGTTCGATCCGCTTGGACTTCTCGGGGTCGCCTATTGGTATGGCATCTGGCCGCTCCATCAGCTCGTGTTCGCAGGGATGTTGCGAGGTGTTGCCCGCGCAGCCGGCAGACCGGCGACAGGACGCGCTGACGAGAGCGCCCACACCTGA
- a CDS encoding CPBP family intramembrane metalloprotease, with translation MMTLVRKYASASYFILAFALSWGGVGVLIAPGEVPAPPARADQLFPFVYLAMLVGPAVAGVAMTAITQGSDGLRSYRMRLVRWRVPLRWYMMALLTAPLVLGATVAGLSLLSAAFTPAILHGSTAAIGPATAGSVTSLLLFGVAVGVGAGIFEELGWTGFAVASMRERHGVHRTGILVGLLWGAWHFLAVYWGSAEAFGSVPRPVFMLVALFAYLPPYRVLMVRVYAKTESLLLAILMHASLTASMIVLRPDVAGTAAVVYNLSFGAALWLLVGLTAGWAPHRAQGRDDTRQ, from the coding sequence ATGATGACGCTCGTGCGCAAGTATGCGTCGGCGAGCTATTTCATCCTGGCATTCGCCCTCTCATGGGGTGGCGTGGGCGTACTGATCGCTCCGGGCGAAGTTCCCGCACCTCCAGCGCGCGCCGATCAGCTGTTTCCGTTCGTCTATCTTGCCATGCTGGTAGGACCCGCGGTGGCAGGTGTCGCGATGACCGCCATCACGCAGGGTTCCGATGGCCTGCGCTCGTATCGCATGCGCTTGGTCCGATGGCGTGTCCCCCTGCGGTGGTACATGATGGCGCTGCTCACGGCGCCGCTCGTTCTGGGCGCCACGGTGGCAGGGTTGTCGCTGCTGTCGGCGGCGTTCACGCCGGCGATATTGCACGGCAGTACCGCAGCAATCGGGCCGGCCACGGCCGGCAGCGTGACCTCGTTACTGCTGTTCGGTGTTGCGGTGGGGGTTGGTGCTGGCATCTTCGAGGAACTGGGGTGGACCGGCTTTGCCGTCGCCAGCATGCGCGAGCGCCATGGTGTTCACCGCACCGGGATCCTGGTCGGTTTGCTGTGGGGGGCGTGGCATTTCCTGGCGGTGTACTGGGGAAGCGCCGAGGCCTTCGGCTCGGTGCCGAGGCCCGTGTTCATGTTGGTGGCGCTGTTTGCCTACCTGCCGCCCTACCGCGTGCTGATGGTCCGCGTCTACGCCAAGACCGAAAGCCTGCTGCTCGCAATCCTCATGCACGCGAGCCTCACCGCCAGCATGATCGTGCTGAGACCGGACGTCGCAGGGACTGCCGCCGTGGTCTATAACCTGTCCTTCGGCGCCGCCCTCTGGCTGCTCGTCGGGCTGACGGCGGGCTGGGCTCCGCATCGGGCTCAAGGGCGCGACGATACTCGACAGTGA
- a CDS encoding amidohydrolase family protein yields the protein MKVEASGLVPFLLLTVFWSAQLSAQRPLPIIDVHLHAHPVDGQGPPPVAMCTPIPAFPAWDPSQPYGAFIMGMLKQPPCSDPVWSPVTDQALMAGTLEVLERRNIIGVLSGAADRVAKWRAAAPGRIIPALEFSVVEHAAVTPDSLRRLHAAGQLAVLGEVTNQYAGVAPDDPRMAPYWALAEELDIPVGIHVGTGPPGVIYLGASGYRARLHSALTMEEVLVRHPRLRVYLMHAGFPLLDDLLVVLYAHPQVHVDVGVIAFTQPRPVLYRYLQGIVEAGFGNRIMFGSDQMVWPGAIERALAAIEQAPFLSTAQKRDILYHNAARFLRLSESEIARHHGK from the coding sequence ATGAAGGTTGAGGCCTCAGGGCTTGTTCCGTTCCTTCTCCTGACGGTCTTCTGGTCTGCGCAGCTATCTGCACAGCGACCGCTTCCCATCATCGATGTTCATCTGCACGCGCATCCTGTCGACGGTCAGGGCCCGCCGCCAGTCGCGATGTGTACACCGATTCCTGCATTTCCCGCGTGGGATCCATCCCAGCCGTACGGCGCCTTCATCATGGGGATGCTCAAGCAGCCTCCCTGCAGCGATCCCGTCTGGTCGCCCGTGACCGACCAGGCGCTGATGGCGGGGACCCTCGAGGTGCTCGAGCGGAGGAACATCATCGGCGTCCTGAGCGGAGCCGCCGATCGGGTGGCGAAGTGGCGCGCTGCAGCCCCGGGCCGGATCATTCCGGCTCTCGAGTTCAGCGTTGTCGAACATGCAGCGGTCACCCCGGATTCCCTGCGCCGCCTCCACGCCGCGGGGCAGCTGGCCGTACTCGGCGAAGTCACCAACCAGTATGCCGGTGTTGCGCCCGACGACCCGCGGATGGCGCCTTACTGGGCCCTGGCGGAGGAGCTCGATATCCCGGTCGGGATTCATGTTGGCACCGGTCCGCCCGGCGTGATCTACCTTGGTGCCAGCGGCTACCGGGCTCGACTGCACAGTGCGCTGACCATGGAGGAGGTGCTGGTCCGCCATCCGCGGCTTCGGGTCTATCTCATGCACGCCGGGTTCCCACTGCTCGATGACCTCTTGGTTGTGCTCTACGCGCACCCGCAAGTCCATGTGGACGTCGGCGTCATTGCCTTCACACAGCCGCGCCCCGTGCTCTACCGATATCTCCAGGGGATCGTGGAGGCTGGCTTCGGCAATCGCATCATGTTCGGCTCGGATCAGATGGTCTGGCCCGGGGCAATCGAGCGTGCCCTCGCCGCCATCGAGCAGGCACCATTCCTTTCCACAGCGCAGAAGCGGGATATTCTCTATCACAATGCAGCGCGATTTCTGAGGCTCAGTGAGAGTGAGATTGCCCGTCATCATGGCAAGTAG
- a CDS encoding alpha/beta hydrolase translates to MVLVHGSLADLSYWEQSQQLAMLGDRHRVIAYSRRNNYPNTNVPTGNHSPLVEAADLARFLEVLETGPVHLVGHSYGAYTALVFAMEHPAQLHSLILAEPPLISWLPEIRGGAGIFEGFMAKVWDPLAEAFRSGGDEGGLDFTARWYFQQPFGEVDPSWQKLFRDNVTEWRELAFSRATYPKLDFERVRGISVPTLLLSGGKNLGGFNDLIDAHLEHLIRGAERVTIPDASHEMFLDAPRVTADLMLQHFARQRPVH, encoded by the coding sequence GTGGTCCTCGTTCACGGCAGTCTGGCAGACCTCAGCTACTGGGAGCAATCACAACAGCTTGCCATGCTCGGCGACAGGCATCGTGTCATCGCCTACAGCCGCCGCAACAACTATCCGAACACAAATGTGCCAACCGGCAACCACTCTCCATTGGTCGAAGCTGCCGACCTTGCCAGATTCCTGGAGGTGCTGGAGACGGGACCGGTTCACCTGGTCGGTCACTCCTACGGCGCGTACACCGCGCTGGTGTTTGCGATGGAGCATCCAGCTCAGCTGCACAGCCTCATCCTGGCAGAGCCACCGCTGATCTCGTGGCTGCCCGAGATTCGGGGCGGAGCCGGAATCTTTGAGGGCTTCATGGCCAAGGTCTGGGATCCCCTGGCGGAGGCATTTCGCAGCGGCGGCGACGAAGGCGGGTTGGACTTTACCGCGCGGTGGTACTTTCAGCAGCCTTTTGGAGAGGTGGATCCGTCCTGGCAGAAGCTGTTTCGCGACAACGTCACTGAATGGCGGGAGCTCGCCTTCTCACGCGCAACATACCCGAAGCTGGACTTCGAACGGGTCAGGGGCATCTCGGTTCCAACACTCCTTCTGTCTGGCGGGAAGAATCTGGGTGGCTTCAATGATCTCATCGATGCCCACCTCGAGCATCTTATCCGCGGAGCCGAACGAGTCACCATTCCCGACGCGAGTCACGAGATGTTTCTGGACGCGCCTCGGGTCACCGCCGATCTGATGCTGCAACACTTCGCCCGCCAGCGTCCCGTCCACTAG
- a CDS encoding DUF2306 domain-containing protein — translation MVVLSSLVAAYVGILLLMPQLGPPFLNEMRSSRPLAMYAHFAGGMWALAVGPWQFHQRLRDRALSWHRWLGRSYVLAVGLGGLGALSLAPFAQTGVVASIGFGALGVLWLWFTAAALRQIRRGNREAHRQWMVRSFALTLAAVTLRVYLPFSFAAQVPFEAAYPTIAWLCWVPNLIVAEWYLKRRRGLPSAQTST, via the coding sequence ATGGTTGTGCTCTCGAGTCTCGTGGCGGCGTATGTTGGGATCCTGCTCCTGATGCCTCAGCTGGGCCCTCCCTTCCTGAACGAGATGCGCTCGAGCCGACCGCTTGCCATGTATGCACACTTCGCCGGCGGGATGTGGGCGCTGGCAGTCGGCCCCTGGCAGTTCCATCAGCGGCTTCGTGATCGCGCGCTGTCGTGGCACCGATGGCTGGGGCGCTCCTATGTTCTGGCGGTTGGGCTGGGCGGGCTTGGCGCACTGTCGCTTGCTCCATTCGCACAGACCGGGGTCGTGGCGAGTATCGGCTTCGGTGCGCTCGGCGTGCTGTGGCTGTGGTTCACTGCGGCGGCGTTACGTCAGATCCGGCGTGGAAATCGTGAAGCGCATCGGCAGTGGATGGTTCGGAGCTTTGCGCTGACCCTGGCAGCGGTGACCTTGCGCGTCTACCTGCCGTTCAGCTTCGCGGCACAGGTCCCGTTCGAGGCCGCCTATCCCACGATTGCCTGGCTCTGCTGGGTGCCAAACCTGATCGTGGCTGAGTGGTACCTCAAACGACGTCGCGGGCTCCCGTCGGCCCAAACGAGCACCTGA
- a CDS encoding universal stress protein gives MVGRLARLPLAPGARITLLHVVPDSLPAGAQRRAERDAKRVLADTRASLVKGLSKGIAVQTVVRFGAAAREISANAAATDADLVVMGRGGERGLRDHFLGSTAERVIRQVQRPVLAVRLLPRKAYQRPALALELDQAPEAVLALALRLLAPPRPSISVIHAAERPYRGLVYPSLSQLDAEEDREHYRQRAIDALRRRLNNALTQVKAPMTEVPAWRFHVRVGDPRNVVSSVVRKEHVDLLALATRGYRGLAHAFLGTVAGDLLRQVTCDVLMVPPPQRARVGSRDSGE, from the coding sequence GTGGTTGGGCGACTTGCCCGGCTCCCGCTTGCCCCCGGTGCTCGCATTACCCTGTTGCATGTCGTTCCCGACAGCCTGCCGGCAGGCGCCCAGAGGCGTGCCGAACGCGACGCCAAGCGCGTGTTGGCCGATACGCGGGCGAGCCTGGTGAAGGGCCTATCCAAAGGTATTGCCGTGCAGACGGTCGTCCGCTTCGGCGCCGCTGCGCGCGAAATCAGCGCCAATGCTGCAGCAACCGATGCCGATCTCGTGGTCATGGGCCGCGGTGGCGAGCGCGGTCTGCGCGACCACTTCCTTGGATCAACCGCCGAACGTGTCATCCGACAGGTGCAGCGCCCGGTACTCGCGGTACGCCTGCTTCCGCGTAAGGCCTATCAGAGGCCCGCCCTTGCCCTGGAGCTCGATCAGGCGCCTGAGGCGGTTCTTGCCCTGGCGCTTCGTCTGCTCGCTCCCCCTCGACCGAGCATCTCGGTTATTCATGCTGCCGAACGGCCCTATCGAGGGCTCGTTTATCCGAGCCTGTCTCAGTTGGATGCGGAGGAGGATCGTGAGCACTACCGACAAAGGGCGATCGATGCACTGAGGCGACGCCTCAACAACGCATTGACACAGGTGAAGGCTCCGATGACGGAGGTGCCGGCATGGCGATTCCACGTCCGGGTCGGTGACCCGAGGAACGTCGTTTCGAGTGTCGTGCGGAAGGAGCATGTTGACCTTCTGGCGCTCGCAACACGCGGCTACCGAGGCCTCGCGCACGCCTTCCTTGGCACTGTCGCCGGCGACCTGTTACGACAAGTGACCTGCGACGTGCTGATGGTGCCGCCGCCCCAACGGGCCCGAGTTGGCTCGCGAGATTCCGGGGAATGA
- a CDS encoding amidase, with protein sequence MHQREYSAEDASSLADLIHSGQVSRQEVEAAARSAIAAVNPAINAVVGNLFDRPLDAAGDGPFAGVPFLVKDLVAHAGGVTHEMGSRLARGLAFPHDSVLMSRFRGAGLAILGRTNTPEMGCNATTEPIANGATRNPWDLSRSPGGSSGGSAALVAAGAVPFAHANDGGGSIRVPAASCGLVGLKPTRGRVAIGPDGDCPIGGMGIEFAVSRTVRDSAALLDAVHGSAPGELFWLAPPARPYRDEIGSPVERLRVAWSVAPPNGFPVHAELIAAVEAVAKLLTEMGHSVRAEDPPVPREALTHAVTTYFAAFAGHGLGQLSAALGRPLNLDTVEATTLALYHHAQRLTASDVMQADANRNAVNRTVGAWFEAVDLLVTPTNAEPAWPLGWMNADDRTLDGPAWLERVFTKVPFTALFNLTGQPAISLPLAESSEGLPLGIQLVARYGREDLLLRVAAALEEAMPWRQRRPRIHVANF encoded by the coding sequence ATGCATCAGCGCGAGTACAGTGCGGAGGACGCGAGTTCGCTCGCGGATCTGATCCATTCGGGGCAGGTTTCTCGTCAGGAGGTGGAGGCGGCCGCGCGCAGTGCGATTGCGGCCGTCAATCCCGCCATCAATGCCGTCGTCGGCAACCTGTTCGATCGACCGCTCGACGCAGCAGGGGACGGGCCGTTCGCGGGCGTGCCGTTCCTGGTCAAAGATCTCGTTGCCCATGCGGGGGGCGTCACGCATGAGATGGGTTCCCGACTCGCCAGGGGCTTGGCCTTTCCGCATGATTCGGTACTGATGAGCCGATTCCGTGGTGCGGGGCTCGCCATTCTTGGGCGCACCAACACGCCCGAGATGGGCTGCAATGCAACCACGGAACCGATCGCCAACGGCGCAACTCGGAATCCCTGGGACCTCTCGCGGAGCCCCGGCGGATCGAGTGGCGGGTCGGCTGCCCTGGTGGCGGCCGGGGCCGTTCCGTTTGCGCACGCCAATGACGGCGGCGGTTCGATACGGGTCCCGGCCGCCAGCTGTGGCCTGGTTGGTCTCAAGCCGACTCGCGGTCGCGTGGCCATCGGTCCGGATGGCGACTGTCCGATTGGCGGTATGGGGATCGAGTTCGCCGTGAGTCGCACGGTTCGCGACTCCGCTGCGCTACTGGATGCGGTACACGGATCGGCTCCCGGCGAACTCTTCTGGCTGGCGCCGCCGGCGCGGCCGTACCGTGATGAGATAGGTTCGCCGGTTGAACGGCTGCGAGTCGCCTGGTCGGTAGCACCTCCGAATGGCTTTCCGGTTCATGCCGAGCTGATTGCTGCCGTTGAAGCGGTTGCGAAGCTGCTGACTGAGATGGGGCACAGTGTGCGAGCAGAGGACCCGCCGGTGCCGCGGGAGGCCCTCACTCATGCGGTGACCACCTACTTCGCGGCCTTTGCCGGTCACGGCCTGGGCCAGCTCAGCGCAGCACTCGGCCGGCCCCTGAACCTCGACACCGTCGAGGCAACCACGCTGGCCCTCTACCACCATGCGCAGCGGCTGACAGCAAGCGATGTGATGCAGGCGGATGCCAACCGCAATGCGGTCAACCGGACTGTCGGCGCCTGGTTCGAGGCTGTCGACCTGCTCGTCACGCCAACGAATGCGGAGCCGGCGTGGCCGCTCGGTTGGATGAATGCGGATGATCGCACGCTCGATGGTCCGGCCTGGCTCGAGCGGGTGTTTACCAAGGTGCCATTCACGGCGCTCTTCAACCTCACGGGGCAGCCGGCCATCAGTCTGCCGCTGGCAGAGTCCTCTGAGGGGCTCCCGCTCGGGATTCAACTGGTGGCCCGATATGGTCGCGAGGATCTGCTGCTTCGAGTCGCGGCGGCCCTGGAAGAGGCGATGCCATGGCGGCAGCGGCGGCCTCGGATCCACGTTGCCAACTTCTGA
- a CDS encoding DUF1304 domain-containing protein, whose amino-acid sequence MATIASAVVVLVAALHAYFLVLEMFLWDKPVGLRVFRQSRERALATKVLAANQGLYNGFLAAGLLWGVARGTDGVDVTVFFLSCVIIAGVFGALTVSRRIFVVQALPALLGLVLILTGR is encoded by the coding sequence ATGGCCACGATAGCCAGTGCAGTCGTTGTTCTCGTCGCCGCCCTGCATGCCTACTTCCTGGTGCTGGAGATGTTCCTCTGGGACAAGCCGGTTGGGCTGCGAGTGTTCCGGCAGAGCCGGGAGCGCGCGCTTGCGACCAAGGTGCTCGCCGCCAACCAGGGGCTCTACAACGGCTTTCTCGCGGCCGGCCTGCTGTGGGGTGTTGCGCGGGGAACGGACGGTGTTGACGTCACTGTATTCTTCCTCTCCTGCGTAATCATCGCAGGCGTGTTCGGAGCACTGACGGTGAGTCGCCGGATCTTCGTCGTGCAGGCGCTGCCCGCGCTGCTCGGTCTGGTCCTGATCCTGACCGGCCGATAA
- a CDS encoding isoprenylcysteine carboxylmethyltransferase family protein, with protein MRTAAHNRWWRIGEVVLGVPLLAAMLLQWLVPVALPTGGHRGVTIAAGVVLSIMGLQVIRAARRELARYRQPTDPGHPTERLVTTGIFAYSRNPLYVGAVLFLIGLALAAGLTWMLVLLPLTVAACYFILIAPEERYLTATFGVEYAGYVRTVCRWMGRPAS; from the coding sequence GTGAGAACAGCTGCGCACAACCGCTGGTGGCGAATCGGGGAGGTCGTACTCGGCGTGCCCCTGCTCGCCGCGATGCTGCTGCAATGGCTGGTGCCTGTGGCGCTGCCGACCGGGGGGCATCGCGGTGTCACGATCGCCGCCGGTGTCGTCCTGTCGATCATGGGATTGCAGGTCATTCGCGCGGCCCGCCGCGAGCTGGCGCGGTACCGTCAGCCGACCGATCCGGGGCATCCGACGGAACGCCTGGTGACCACGGGGATCTTTGCGTACTCGCGGAATCCGCTCTACGTCGGCGCGGTGCTCTTCCTGATCGGCCTGGCACTGGCTGCAGGCTTGACCTGGATGCTCGTGCTGCTGCCGCTCACCGTAGCGGCCTGCTACTTCATTCTGATTGCGCCCGAGGAACGGTATCTCACGGCGACCTTCGGGGTCGAGTACGCCGGGTACGTCCGCACCGTCTGCCGTTGGATGGGCCGACCCGCCAGCTGA
- a CDS encoding alpha/beta hydrolase, with translation MDLDAVTTMVDLAGERFPVVDTGSGRPVLLLHGFPDSRHLWRYQIPALVEAGYRAIAPDLRGFGEAPRPAEVRAYRRPFLVADVLNLLDRMELERVALVGHDWGASLSWSVAGSYPDRIERLAVLSVGAPTSPGWETIPQREKSWYFDFFCKVGYAEAMLVRNDWKLFRDWSRGQGDQERYLRDLARPGALTAGLNWYRAAFMPPLPGEEPLPSLPAWDQVQCPTLGVWSEGDPFLLEAQVAMSGPMVNASWRYERVAEAGHWLMLDQPVRLNALLLDFLGS, from the coding sequence ATGGATCTCGACGCAGTAACCACGATGGTGGACCTGGCCGGCGAACGCTTTCCCGTGGTCGATACCGGCAGCGGCCGTCCGGTCCTGCTGCTGCACGGGTTTCCCGACTCTCGTCACCTCTGGCGCTATCAGATACCGGCGCTCGTCGAGGCCGGCTACCGCGCCATCGCCCCAGACTTGCGTGGCTTCGGAGAGGCGCCGAGGCCGGCGGAGGTCCGGGCGTATCGGCGACCGTTCCTGGTGGCAGACGTGCTCAACCTGCTCGATCGCATGGAACTCGAGCGCGTCGCGCTCGTGGGGCATGACTGGGGTGCGTCGCTGAGCTGGAGCGTGGCCGGTTCGTATCCGGATCGGATCGAGCGGCTGGCGGTGCTGTCGGTTGGTGCGCCAACGAGCCCGGGATGGGAGACGATCCCGCAGCGGGAAAAGTCGTGGTACTTCGACTTCTTCTGCAAGGTCGGATACGCCGAGGCCATGCTCGTCCGGAACGACTGGAAGCTGTTCCGCGACTGGAGTCGAGGACAGGGCGACCAGGAACGCTACCTGCGCGATCTGGCGCGACCCGGCGCACTGACAGCCGGTCTCAACTGGTACCGCGCCGCGTTCATGCCTCCGTTGCCTGGTGAGGAACCGCTGCCCAGTTTGCCTGCCTGGGATCAGGTGCAGTGTCCGACGCTCGGCGTCTGGAGCGAGGGTGATCCGTTTCTGCTCGAGGCGCAGGTCGCCATGTCGGGCCCGATGGTCAACGCATCGTGGCGCTACGAGCGGGTGGCCGAGGCGGGGCACTGGCTGATGCTGGATCAGCCGGTGCGCCTCAATGCGTTGCTGCTCGATTTTCTGGGGAGTTGA
- a CDS encoding NAD-dependent epimerase/dehydratase family protein, which yields MPASRRDFLRTATVIGTGLALGSTEGRTQTEPARPERPSTDRTGAPKKLLMLGGTGFIGPHMVRYAVERGHEVTILTRGRSQAKVAGVEHLIADREGDLSVLSKRKWDAVLDNNARDYRWVARSVKALKDSTDHYLFVSSISAYRTATMSYATAGTVLTKPAVDETSERFAPPPNWKDGEAVPYGLSKAIAENLTHAAFPGRTTVVRPGLIVGPTDPTDRYTYWPVRIDEGGEVLCPGNPNHSSQIIDQRDLTEWIVRLVENRTLGDYNATGPGTRLSMVESLAACRAVTATPVTLTWVPETFLAEQKAAIWSEVPAWSPGDPLSYVSVQRAVDAGLTFRPLAVTALDTLEWDKARPAAERAKRAAGMSRARERELLAAWHARQG from the coding sequence ATGCCCGCGTCCCGACGCGATTTTCTTCGTACCGCCACCGTGATCGGCACCGGCCTGGCGTTAGGCTCGACCGAAGGCCGGACCCAGACAGAACCGGCACGGCCCGAGCGTCCGTCGACCGACCGGACCGGGGCGCCCAAGAAGCTCCTGATGCTGGGCGGCACCGGCTTCATCGGACCCCACATGGTTCGGTATGCCGTCGAGCGGGGTCACGAGGTCACGATCCTGACCCGCGGACGGAGCCAGGCCAAGGTCGCTGGCGTTGAACACCTGATTGCCGATCGCGAGGGCGACCTCAGCGTGCTCAGTAAGCGCAAATGGGACGCCGTCCTCGACAACAACGCTCGTGACTACCGATGGGTCGCGCGGAGCGTCAAGGCGCTCAAGGACTCGACCGACCACTATCTCTTCGTCTCGTCGATTTCAGCCTATCGCACGGCAACGATGAGCTACGCCACCGCCGGCACCGTGCTGACCAAGCCGGCGGTCGACGAGACATCCGAGCGGTTCGCACCGCCGCCCAATTGGAAGGACGGTGAGGCGGTGCCCTACGGGCTCTCCAAGGCCATCGCCGAGAACCTGACGCACGCCGCGTTTCCCGGTCGGACCACGGTCGTGCGACCGGGCCTGATCGTGGGCCCGACCGATCCGACCGATCGCTACACTTACTGGCCGGTCCGGATCGACGAGGGCGGCGAAGTGCTGTGTCCGGGGAATCCGAACCATTCCTCACAGATCATCGACCAGCGCGACCTGACCGAGTGGATCGTCCGCCTCGTCGAGAATCGCACGCTGGGCGACTACAACGCCACCGGCCCCGGCACGCGCCTCTCCATGGTCGAATCGCTCGCCGCCTGCCGGGCCGTGACCGCAACGCCCGTGACACTGACCTGGGTGCCGGAGACCTTCCTTGCGGAGCAGAAGGCGGCCATCTGGAGCGAAGTCCCGGCTTGGTCGCCCGGAGACCCGCTTTCCTATGTCAGCGTCCAGCGAGCGGTCGACGCCGGGCTGACCTTCCGCCCCCTTGCCGTCACGGCACTCGACACGCTCGAGTGGGATAAAGCACGTCCGGCCGCCGAGCGAGCCAAGCGCGCCGCGGGAATGTCACGCGCCCGGGAGCGTGAGCTGCTCGCCGCCTGGCACGCACGACAGGGGTAA